Part of the Oscillibacter hominis genome is shown below.
TTTGAGGGGTACTATGTGCTCTGCTATGAGAACATGCTCCTGTCGCTGCGCACCGATCTCCCGCTGACAGAGGAGCAGATCGCCGTCATCGTGGACCGGCTGGTCCAGTAACAAAAAAGCGCTCCGGAATCGTCCGGAGCGCTTTTTGATGTCATTGTTCAGCCCACAGTCCGCTCCAAAAGAGCCTGGAAATTTCCCCGTGCAATCTTCTCCTGTTCCCTGCCGCTCATGCCCATTTTCGTGAATTCTTCAAACAGGTTGGGAATCCGGGATGCATTTTCAAACCCGGAGGTGTAGACGCCCTGGCTCAGCAGCGGAGAGCCGGGTTCGTCGATGAACTCGCAGAAGTCAAAGCCGCAGCCCACGTGGTCAATGCCCATGACGTCGATCATATGGGCCGCATGGCGGGCCAGCTGCTGCACGGACTGCCCCTCCCGCTCAGGGGCGATGAAGGCGCGGCAGGAGTTGAGGCCGACCACACCGCCCAGATCCCGGATGGCACGGAGCTGGTCGTCCGTCAGGTTGCGGGGCACATCGCACAGTGCCTTGGCATTGGAGTGGGAGGCGCAGATGGGCGCCGTGGCCGTGTCCACCACGTCCCAAAAGGATTTCTCGTTGAGATGGGACACGTCCATCAGCATCTTCTTCTCCTGGATGCGGCGCACCGCCCGGCGGCCGGCCT
Proteins encoded:
- a CDS encoding dipeptidase → MIFDFHSDIWTDVTRRRMRGEQDVLRREHLDRLRQGGVEGSVFVIWAEPGNPAEDTAQIMAQVKEELAQCDAVRAVHTCEEMRQAVRDGAVYIWLGVEGMAAIGDQVERIDEYYDFGVRTAMLTWNEENALATGARGNADRGLTEAGRRAVRRIQEKKMLMDVSHLNEKSFWDVVDTATAPICASHSNAKALCDVPRNLTDDQLRAIRDLGGVVGLNSCRAFIAPEREGQSVQQLARHAAHMIDVMGIDHVGCGFDFCEFIDEPGSPLLSQGVYTSGFENASRIPNLFEEFTKMGMSGREQEKIARGNFQALLERTVG